One genomic segment of Theobroma cacao cultivar B97-61/B2 chromosome 6, Criollo_cocoa_genome_V2, whole genome shotgun sequence includes these proteins:
- the LOC18597116 gene encoding beta-glucosidase 46 → MDISMLYIGSFLLQILFMLPLSISSELQTLKQTLGNPSSSFPPNFLFGTASSAYQYEGGYLSDGKGLNNWDVYTHKPENVIDGSNGDVAVDHYNRYMEDIDLMVSLGVNSYRFSISWARILPKGKFGEVNPAGINFYNKLIDALLLKGIEPFVTLTHVDLPQEIEDRYGSWLSPESQEDFAYFAEVCFRSFGDRVKYWVTFNEPNYQVKFGYRTGTFPPSRCSWPFGNCTSGDSDKEPFIAAHNIILSHAAAVHIYRTKYQAKQGGSIGIVLNCAWFEPISNSLADKLAAERAQSFSINWFLDPIIFGRYPIEMQNILGSILPEFSITEKEKLQKGLDFIGINHYSSSYVQDCMFSACEPGTGTSKTEGFWRQTSQKNGIPIGESTDLDWLYVYPRGMEKIVTYLKKRYHNIPMIITENGYGEEGKANATIEDFLQDVKRAEYMAGYLDALSTAIRKGADVRGYFAWSLLDNFEWQYGYTRRFGVHHVDYKTLKRTPKFSASWYKEFIAVQGKVKYQTTERVQKHPYYY, encoded by the exons ATGGATATTTCTATGCTTTACATCGGTTCCTTTCTCTTACAGATTCTGTTCATGTTACCTCTCTCCATTTCATCCGAGCTGCAGACCCTGAAACAAACCTTGGGTAATCCATCTTCATCATTTCCTCCCAACTTTCTCTTCGGGACGGCCTCTTCCGCTTACCAG TATGAAGGTGGTTACTTGAGCGATGGCAAAGGTTTGAACAACTGGGATGTTTACACCCACAAACCAG AAAACGTAATCGACGGAAGCAATGGAGACGTAGCAGTGGATCATTATAATCGGTATATG GAAGACATTGATCTAATGGTATCACTTGGAGTCAACAGCTATCGATTCTCTATTTCTTGGGCAAGAATTCTACCTA AAGGGAAATTTGGAGAGGTCAATCCAGCCGGTATCAACTTCTACAACAAGCTAATTGATGCTCTCCTGCTTAAAG GGATTGAACCATTTGTAACACTGACGCACGTTGATCTTCCCCAAGAAATCGAGGACAGATATGGAAGTTGGCTGAGTCCCGAATCACA GGAGGATTTTGCATATTTTGCAGAAGTATGCTTCCGGTCCTTCGGAGACCGGGTGAAGTATTGGGTCACCTTCAATGAGCCCAATTACCAAGTCAAGTTTGGGTATCGTACAGGTACATTCCCACCATCTCGTTGCTCCTGGCCCTTCGGGAATTGTACCAGTGGGGATTCAGACAAGGAGCCTTTCATAGCAGCCCACAACATTATCCTCTCACATGCTGCCGCTGTCCATATTTACAGAACCAAATACCAG GCGAAGCAAGGAGGTAGTATTGGGATCGTCTTGAATTGCGCATGGTTTGAACCCATCAGCAACTCTCTAGCTGATAAGCTAGCAGCTGAGAGAGCTCAATCCTTCTCTATAAATTG GTTCCTAGACCCAATCATATTCGGAAGATATCCTATTGAAATGCAAAACATTCTAGGATCTATTTTACCTGAATTTTCGATAACTGAGAAAGAGAAGCTGCAGAAAGGATTGGATTTCATCGGAATTAACCACTACTCAAGTTCCTATGTCCAGGATTGCATGTTTTCTGCGTGTGAACCAGGAACGGGAACCTCAAAGACAGAAGGATTTTGGAGACAAACTTCACAGAAAAATGGCATTCCTATAGGAGAATCT ACTGACCTGGACTGGCTGTATGTTTACCCTAGAGGAATGGAGAAGATCGTAACCTATCTTAAAAAAAGATACCATAACATACCCATGATCATTACAGAAAATG GATATGGAGAGGAGGGCAAAGCAAACGCCACCATTGAAGATTTCTTACAAGATGTCAAAAGAGCGGAGTACATGGCTGGGTACTTAGATGCACTGTCAACAGCAATCAGGAAAGGAGCAGATGTTAGAGGCTACTTTGCCTGGTCTTTGCTAGACAACTTTGAATGGCAGTATGGGTATACAAGAAGATTCGGAGTTCACCATGTTGACTATAAAACACTGAAGAGAACTCCCAAATTTTCAGCATCTTGGTACAAGGAATTCATCGCAGTGCAAGGCAAAGTAAAATACCAGACAACAGAACGTGTTCAAAAACACCCTTACTACTATTAG